The following proteins come from a genomic window of Achromobacter sp. AONIH1:
- a CDS encoding fimbria/pilus outer membrane usher protein gives MTVSSAAFAQQFDPQTLKRLGISPEAAAYFSKTARFLPGVSRVRLVVNGTDLGTMDVRFSYEGTLCFTPELLQRAGLKVPDGTSEESCQDYRKAYPETAITQLPNQSQVDIVTPLAARAPIEQSIQGQYASGGAAAMMNYNVSGSRSASGGSSYQYLRAYTETGVNIADWILRSRQDYYSQGGRSTFTQGDTYAQHAVPSVRSTFQAGQISPAGSLFSVGTLRGAQLFPEQALRQTLASGVNFSGIATGQSRIEVRQLGRLILMTQVPAGAFTINDVPIVSGNSDLEVQVIAASGERQQFVVPAASFGNVRNVAPQGLSAAVGRYQASRGSDSRTPLVATVSNGWSLGSRSTLNAGVLVSAPYRALAAGVSVNPSDALSASIGVRASSASFAGEKLQGQQITANLSATPVERLSTSLSATLQTEGYRDLAQVVQAPRPDARILPSASQTYTAGVSWFSPTLGAFSAAYTTSRLSRQEGKRNRATLSWNRSFARTSVSLSMAKDLSTGTRARSENQYFLTLSFPLGSASASTYVSKSGNSGSVGATYSDTVSPQFSYSVSSSVARPDGAVNSSASIDAMPRYARVNLSANRGSQGGVSTNWGVQGSVVGAGGAVAFSPYEVGDTFGIAKVGDLGGVEIQTPSGPVWTDAWGNAVIPGLTAYGESSVEISTASLPRNANLPNGVQSVKPARGSVQVLDFNLRQVQRYLLSAVLETDRQPLAERLPVMDGRGNLVTLVGRQGQIFLDDDYPAPLQVTLQDGSKCYLEFTPEGKPDPDRPYQDALAVCRKLPPGKAAS, from the coding sequence ATGACGGTCTCCTCTGCCGCGTTCGCGCAGCAGTTCGATCCCCAAACCTTGAAGCGGCTGGGCATCTCGCCCGAAGCCGCGGCCTACTTCAGCAAGACCGCGCGCTTTCTGCCCGGCGTCAGCCGGGTGCGCCTGGTGGTCAACGGCACGGACCTGGGCACGATGGACGTGCGCTTCAGCTATGAAGGCACGCTCTGTTTCACGCCCGAGCTGTTGCAGCGCGCTGGCCTGAAGGTGCCGGACGGCACGTCGGAGGAGTCCTGTCAGGATTACCGCAAGGCCTACCCGGAAACCGCCATCACGCAGCTGCCGAACCAGTCCCAGGTCGATATCGTGACGCCGCTGGCGGCGCGCGCCCCCATCGAACAGTCGATCCAGGGGCAGTACGCCTCGGGCGGCGCCGCCGCCATGATGAACTACAACGTGAGCGGCTCGCGCAGCGCCAGCGGCGGTTCGAGCTATCAGTATCTGCGCGCCTATACCGAAACGGGCGTGAACATCGCCGACTGGATCCTGCGCAGCCGCCAGGACTATTACTCACAGGGAGGGCGCTCCACCTTCACGCAGGGCGACACCTACGCGCAACATGCCGTGCCGAGCGTGCGCTCGACGTTCCAGGCGGGCCAGATCTCGCCCGCCGGTTCGCTGTTCTCCGTCGGCACGTTGCGCGGCGCGCAGCTTTTTCCCGAACAGGCGCTGCGCCAGACGCTGGCCTCGGGCGTCAACTTCAGCGGCATCGCCACGGGCCAGAGCCGGATCGAGGTGCGGCAGCTGGGCCGGCTGATCCTGATGACCCAGGTGCCGGCAGGCGCCTTCACCATCAATGATGTGCCCATCGTCAGCGGCAATTCTGACCTGGAGGTCCAGGTGATCGCCGCCAGCGGCGAACGGCAGCAGTTCGTCGTGCCGGCCGCGTCGTTCGGCAATGTGCGCAACGTCGCCCCGCAAGGGCTGTCCGCCGCGGTGGGGCGTTACCAGGCCTCGCGCGGCAGTGACAGCCGGACGCCGCTGGTCGCCACCGTCAGCAACGGCTGGAGCCTGGGCAGCCGCAGCACCCTCAACGCCGGCGTTCTGGTGTCCGCCCCGTACCGCGCACTGGCCGCCGGGGTTTCAGTCAACCCCAGCGATGCGCTCAGCGCTTCGATCGGCGTGCGCGCGTCCAGCGCCAGCTTCGCGGGCGAGAAGCTCCAGGGCCAGCAGATCACGGCGAACCTGTCGGCCACGCCGGTCGAGCGCTTGTCCACGAGCCTGTCGGCCACCTTGCAGACGGAAGGCTATCGCGACCTGGCGCAGGTGGTGCAGGCGCCGCGCCCGGATGCCAGGATCTTGCCCAGCGCGAGCCAGACCTACACCGCCGGCGTGTCCTGGTTCTCCCCGACCCTGGGCGCCTTTTCCGCAGCCTATACCACCAGCCGCCTGTCCCGCCAGGAAGGCAAGCGCAACCGCGCGACGCTGTCCTGGAACCGGAGCTTCGCCCGCACCTCGGTCAGCCTGTCCATGGCCAAGGATCTCAGCACGGGCACGCGGGCGCGATCGGAAAACCAGTATTTCCTGACGCTGAGCTTCCCCCTGGGCAGCGCCAGCGCCAGCACCTATGTCAGCAAGTCAGGCAATAGCGGCAGTGTTGGCGCTACTTACTCCGACACCGTCAGCCCGCAGTTCAGCTACAGCGTCAGCTCGAGCGTCGCCAGGCCCGACGGCGCGGTCAATTCGTCGGCATCGATCGACGCGATGCCGCGCTACGCGCGCGTCAACCTGTCCGCCAACCGGGGTTCGCAAGGCGGCGTGTCGACGAACTGGGGGGTGCAGGGCTCGGTGGTGGGCGCGGGTGGCGCGGTGGCGTTCTCGCCCTATGAGGTGGGCGACACGTTCGGCATCGCCAAGGTCGGCGACCTGGGCGGGGTGGAAATCCAGACGCCTTCGGGCCCGGTCTGGACGGACGCCTGGGGCAACGCCGTGATTCCGGGACTGACGGCCTATGGCGAAAGCTCGGTGGAAATCAGCACTGCCAGCCTGCCGCGCAACGCCAACCTGCCGAACGGCGTTCAATCGGTCAAGCCGGCCCGCGGCTCGGTGCAGGTGCTGGACTTCAATCTGCGGCAGGTCCAGCGCTACCTGCTATCCGCCGTCCTGGAGACCGACCGGCAGCCGCTGGCCGAACGCCTGCCGGTGATGGACGGACGCGGCAACCTGGTGACGCTGGTCGGCCGGCAGGGACAGATATTCCTGGACGATGACTATCCCGCGCCGTTGCAGGTGACGCTGCAGGATGGCAGCAAGTGCTATCTGGAGTTCACGCCCGAGGGCAAGCCGGACCCGGATCGCCCCTATCAGGACGCGCTGGCCGTGTGCCGCAAGCTTCCGCCCGGGAAGGCGGCGTCGTAA
- a CDS encoding fimbria/pilus chaperone family protein — MKTILTCVSLACALLTNPAGAAGVVPESSVLIVDEATGEGSMTVQNTDTAPVLLYTTIENIAEDQEELVVATPPMARLEAGQSQLVRFMLTKKGPLATQRLKRVSFEGIPFARGADNQVQTTFRQNIPMIIQPRSLEKLKDPWTRLTATVDGDRLRLCNDSAYVVRLAQQARLDSGNIAVPLPKTYLLPGERLELPVKGKQPGAAGTVTIWPATVYGYAVGTHAITLSGACKPTPGK, encoded by the coding sequence ATGAAAACCATCCTGACCTGCGTTTCCCTGGCCTGCGCGTTGCTGACCAATCCCGCCGGCGCCGCCGGCGTCGTTCCCGAAAGCTCCGTGCTGATCGTTGACGAGGCCACCGGCGAAGGCTCGATGACCGTGCAGAACACCGATACGGCGCCCGTGCTGCTCTACACCACCATTGAGAACATCGCCGAGGACCAGGAGGAGCTGGTCGTCGCCACCCCGCCCATGGCGCGGCTGGAGGCCGGTCAGTCCCAGCTGGTGCGCTTCATGCTGACCAAGAAGGGACCGCTGGCCACGCAGCGCCTCAAGCGCGTGTCCTTCGAGGGCATTCCCTTCGCGCGCGGCGCCGACAACCAGGTCCAGACCACCTTTCGCCAGAACATCCCCATGATCATCCAGCCGCGTTCGCTGGAGAAGCTGAAGGATCCGTGGACGCGCCTGACCGCGACCGTGGACGGCGACCGGCTGCGACTGTGCAATGACAGCGCCTACGTGGTGCGCCTGGCGCAGCAGGCGCGCCTGGACAGCGGCAATATCGCCGTGCCGCTGCCCAAGACCTACCTGCTGCCGGGCGAGCGCCTGGAGCTGCCCGTCAAGGGCAAGCAGCCGGGCGCCGCCGGCACGGTCACGATCTGGCCGGCCACGGTCTACGGCTATGCCGTGGGCACCCACGCAATCACCTTGTCGGGCGCCTGCAAGCCCACACCAGGGAAATGA
- a CDS encoding DUF1120 domain-containing protein — translation MKPYLNFLYALTGIAFSAASFAASPAPQAANCRIQLGGGAVVDYGKIKRNLLRAAEAAPLPPQQRNITISCDQPATVALRQSGGDGSASPLASSRLGVTPQASQGLGLAAGRNLGAFVLRWRRDTATLDGSPARLIVSSDGGATWRELDADAAPDANDLIAWTRDAQRRPSSGRTLTVGVRIEAAIAPTSTLYLGREVQLDGAIDLSAVFL, via the coding sequence ATGAAGCCTTACTTGAATTTCCTGTACGCCCTGACGGGTATTGCATTCAGCGCGGCGAGTTTCGCCGCCTCTCCCGCGCCGCAAGCCGCCAATTGCCGCATCCAGCTGGGCGGCGGCGCCGTGGTCGACTACGGCAAGATCAAGCGCAACCTGCTGCGCGCCGCCGAGGCCGCGCCGCTGCCGCCGCAACAACGCAACATCACCATCAGCTGCGACCAGCCGGCGACGGTCGCGCTGCGCCAATCCGGCGGCGATGGCAGCGCCAGTCCCCTGGCCAGCAGCCGGCTCGGCGTGACGCCGCAGGCCAGCCAGGGCCTGGGCCTGGCGGCCGGCAGGAACCTGGGCGCGTTCGTGCTGCGCTGGCGGCGCGATACCGCCACGCTGGACGGCTCGCCGGCGCGCCTGATCGTATCGTCCGACGGCGGCGCGACCTGGCGCGAGCTGGACGCAGACGCGGCCCCGGACGCCAACGACCTGATCGCCTGGACCCGCGACGCGCAGCGTCGCCCGTCCAGCGGCCGCACGCTCACCGTCGGCGTGCGGATCGAGGCGGCCATCGCGCCGACCTCCACGCTGTACCTGGGCCGCGAGGTCCAGCTCGACGGTGCCATAGATCTGTCGGCCGTTTTCCTGTAG
- a CDS encoding DUF1120 domain-containing protein, with protein MKLRILLAWACAMAPLAGYAQVPSFKVAVQGELKPAACTMQVSEQGSFNYGKLKLKDLNKDTYTLLPVLERELRISCEARTKVALTASDPNAGLVPFKDPIVFFGGHGKSWSSSRQYGLRNEAGRAIGSWALMLVPGFTVDGQATDSIYSGDNGKSWDPSVGNFFHDDGSLETWGLPGLKEPAFGSVFQGTMRVQVALDRIAQLGVSTEVPFSGGAVLTLVYL; from the coding sequence ATGAAACTCCGAATTTTGCTCGCCTGGGCCTGCGCGATGGCGCCGCTGGCGGGATACGCGCAAGTCCCGTCCTTCAAGGTGGCGGTGCAAGGCGAACTCAAGCCTGCCGCCTGCACGATGCAGGTTTCCGAGCAGGGTTCGTTCAACTACGGCAAGCTGAAGCTGAAGGACCTGAACAAGGACACGTACACGCTGCTGCCGGTGCTCGAGCGGGAACTGCGCATTTCCTGCGAAGCCAGGACCAAGGTGGCGCTGACCGCCAGCGATCCTAACGCCGGGCTGGTGCCGTTCAAGGATCCCATTGTGTTTTTCGGCGGGCATGGCAAGAGCTGGTCCTCCAGTCGCCAGTACGGCCTGCGCAACGAGGCCGGGCGCGCCATCGGGTCCTGGGCATTGATGCTGGTTCCGGGCTTCACGGTGGACGGCCAGGCCACGGACTCGATCTACAGCGGCGACAACGGCAAGTCCTGGGACCCGTCGGTCGGCAATTTCTTCCATGACGACGGCAGCCTGGAAACCTGGGGCCTGCCCGGCCTGAAGGAGCCGGCCTTCGGCAGCGTATTCCAGGGCACCATGCGCGTCCAGGTCGCGCTGGATCGTATTGCCCAGCTTGGCGTGTCCACCGAGGTTCCCTTCAGCGGCGGCGCGGTCCTGACGCTGGTCTATCTCTAG
- a CDS encoding DUF1120 domain-containing protein, with product MKHRTSKLFAALLACAASAGAMAEAPSFKITVSGTITPGSCKPESGDLTFDMKNINPKSLNNDKMTQLPMILQKVKITCTADTSIALSAQTTASAATAPTGNLEHTQAGTSTYPQSQYDLVDDNKNRAGVFAMQFRNFSYTGGGTGASTNKAVIIKSTDKNAWSTAASNGWDAWQLKTNGSDYLSFASPTADTTPVLASTFEGELIVAPAILPKKDLKLTGDLKISGGATITLNYL from the coding sequence ATGAAACACCGTACCAGCAAGCTTTTTGCCGCCCTCCTGGCCTGCGCCGCCAGCGCCGGCGCCATGGCCGAGGCTCCCTCCTTCAAGATCACGGTCAGCGGCACGATCACCCCGGGAAGTTGCAAACCGGAGTCGGGCGATTTGACGTTCGACATGAAGAACATCAATCCGAAGTCGTTGAACAACGACAAGATGACCCAGTTGCCGATGATCCTCCAAAAAGTGAAGATCACCTGCACCGCCGATACCTCGATCGCGCTGAGCGCGCAGACAACCGCCAGCGCGGCGACGGCCCCCACGGGGAATCTGGAACACACCCAGGCTGGCACGTCTACCTACCCCCAATCGCAGTATGACTTGGTTGACGACAACAAGAATCGTGCCGGCGTGTTCGCCATGCAGTTCCGCAATTTCTCGTACACGGGCGGCGGCACGGGAGCCTCCACCAACAAGGCCGTGATCATCAAGAGCACCGACAAGAACGCGTGGTCTACCGCGGCATCGAACGGCTGGGATGCCTGGCAGCTCAAGACGAACGGTTCCGACTATCTGTCTTTTGCCAGTCCCACCGCCGACACCACGCCCGTCCTGGCCTCGACATTCGAAGGCGAGCTGATCGTGGCGCCGGCGATCCTGCCCAAGAAGGACCTGAAATTGACTGGCGACCTCAAGATCTCCGGCGGCGCGACCATCACGCTGAACTACCTCTGA
- a CDS encoding PotD/PotF family extracellular solute-binding protein, which translates to MNRSFPRRRFLGLTLAGLASALPPGESRAAAPVEITVMAYGVDAFDEKYMRTVIRPFEAAHPGILVRYYAVRDSRNALAVLRSQRMTPNIDVVILDPPNARLAQSEGLLEQMNPQLVPNAADLGAMGRELGFWALPAMYDSMALVYAKSAFAQPPRSWRELWDPKHRGKIAISTNANVNGSMIALTALTALANRLAGSPDGAADLDPGLEYLEKLGPNVQTWTPRPNQYWLVARKQVLLAVGWNSRSQSQMDSLSGYGVTVPSEGTVAVPILIAQVVGRSNGKAAQAFINFSLGAQVQQAFAEAMYYAPSNQKAKIGEAARARIPLLSPGVAARLIPLDWAGVTPAQLSHMRAAWLTRIMKPAP; encoded by the coding sequence ATGAATCGCAGTTTTCCCCGTCGCCGTTTCCTTGGCCTGACGCTCGCCGGCCTGGCGTCGGCGCTGCCGCCTGGCGAGAGCCGGGCGGCGGCGCCTGTCGAAATCACCGTCATGGCCTATGGCGTGGATGCCTTCGACGAGAAGTACATGAGGACGGTGATCCGGCCGTTCGAGGCCGCGCATCCGGGTATCCTGGTGCGCTATTACGCGGTCCGGGACTCGCGCAATGCCCTGGCGGTGCTGCGGTCGCAGCGCATGACGCCGAACATCGACGTCGTGATACTGGATCCGCCCAACGCCCGCCTGGCACAGAGCGAAGGGCTGCTTGAGCAGATGAATCCACAGCTCGTGCCGAATGCCGCCGACCTGGGCGCCATGGGCCGCGAGCTGGGATTCTGGGCGCTGCCGGCCATGTACGACTCCATGGCGCTGGTGTACGCCAAATCGGCCTTTGCGCAGCCGCCCAGGAGCTGGCGCGAGTTGTGGGACCCCAAGCACCGCGGAAAGATCGCCATTTCGACCAATGCCAACGTCAACGGCAGCATGATCGCGCTGACCGCGCTGACCGCGCTGGCCAATCGGTTGGCCGGCAGTCCTGATGGCGCCGCTGATCTGGATCCCGGCCTCGAGTACCTGGAGAAGCTCGGCCCCAATGTCCAGACCTGGACGCCTCGTCCGAATCAATACTGGCTGGTGGCGCGCAAGCAGGTGCTGCTGGCCGTGGGTTGGAATTCCCGCAGCCAGAGTCAGATGGACAGCCTGAGCGGCTATGGCGTGACGGTACCCAGTGAGGGAACCGTCGCCGTGCCCATCCTGATCGCCCAGGTCGTCGGCCGGTCCAACGGCAAGGCGGCGCAAGCCTTCATCAATTTTTCACTGGGCGCGCAGGTGCAACAGGCGTTTGCCGAGGCGATGTACTACGCGCCGTCGAACCAGAAGGCCAAGATTGGCGAGGCGGCGCGCGCCAGGATACCGCTGTTGTCGCCGGGCGTCGCCGCCAGGCTGATCCCGCTGGACTGGGCTGGGGTGACGCCGGCCCAGCTGTCCCATATGCGGGCGGCGTGGCTGACGCGCATCATGAAGCCGGCGCCGTAG